Genomic segment of Terriglobia bacterium:
CGAAATTTTCTGCGGCCAAGGCCGTCTCAGGCGAGGAGTTGATCCATGTGGTAAAGCAGGCCCTCGCGGGTGTAGGCAGCCAGCTCGACGATCCCCGTATCCATCCGGATGGCGTCTTCCGGACAGGCCTGAACGCAAAAACCACAGAAGACACAGGTGCCGAGATCGATGTCAAACACCGTAGGCAACTTCTCGATATTGGGATCCGGGTGTTCGCCGGCCACGATGTGAATGCAGCGCGCCGGGCAGATGGTTTCGCACATCATGCACGCGACACATCGCGGCGTGCCATCTTTGCGCTTCATCAGGCGATGGCGGGTGCGCAGCCTCCTGGCATACGGCCTGCGTTCTTCAGGGTATTCGTAGGTAACGGTTCCCCCTTTGCCTACCTTGAACCCGAATCCGCGAGCCAAGTGGCGTGGCATGTTGACAAAGAAGTGTCGTGCCGTGAGTACCAGGCCCTGCACTACTTCACGCACATAAAAACGCTGGACGAACCCGAGAGCTTGCTGACCCATAAGATGAGGGATGATAGTCAATTCACGACGCGAAGTCCAGCCTGACTGCGAAATCGAATGCAGTTACGTGTTACGATTAGGACGCATCCGAAAAACCTCAAGGCTGAGCACCCTGAGGGCGCCGAGAAGAAATAACTGCAGATGCCCGCGGACGCGGGACGAATTCTGCCTTCCCGTGATTCGTACTACGTACCTGCAGATCCTTGCCATTTATGCAAGAAAAGCAAAAGATCAACGTAGAGGTCGCAGAGAAAAGTGATGCAGAGGCGAACACCCTCTACAGCCTCTGCGTTAAGGCTTTGGGTTGCGGATATTCCACACCCTGTCATTCGTGGCAGTTCTATCTTACTGCGCAGCAACCATTGTTTCGGCGCGGTGACCCATGGAGGCGCAGTGCTTCATGGCTTGTTCGGCAAATCGCTGGAAAATGCGTTTCCCTTCCGTGTCCCCGAATTTCTCTGCATACTCTTTAAAAAATCCTGCGGCGCGATTTTCCAGCTGCATCGCGACTTCCAGCGCGCGGCGCGCATCCAGAAGCATCTGCCCACCGACCAAGTTGCCCTGCAGGCACGGCACCAATTGCTGCAGTTCGCACGTGTCGAAGTGCAGGAAGACCGGAGCATCTTCCAGGCCCTTCTCCTGCCTGTGCATCAGCTCAAGCTCCTGCTCCAGTTCCTGTGCATGAACCTCCTCCTCACGTGCCACGGTCTCGAAGACTGTGCGTCCGGTGGGATCCTGGTTGTGCCCGGCGGCAGACCGGTAGAATTCCAACCCCTGTTTTTGCATGGCCAGTGCCATCCTCAATGCGTCCCGCGCAAAAACCTTTCCCGTGTCCGGCTTCGGCCCCTGATGGGCCTGTCGCTGCTCTCGGCAATCCTGGCAGACCCCATAGACTTGAATGCGCTGGTGCGACGGCTGAAAATGGTACCTGGCCACGATCCCCTGCTGAATCCTTTCCAGCTCGGGCGACACAAACTCGATCACCTTGTGGCATTTCGTGCACACGATGTGGTGGTGCCCAGGGTGATGGTAGCAGTGCTCGAAACGTGTCAAGCCATCCCCGAGGGTGATTTCCTTGGCTATCCCGCAGGCGGTCAGGGATTTCAGTGTCCTGAACACGGTTACTATGCCGACCTTCCTGTCCTTTTTCTTTACCAGGGCGTAGATATCTTCGACG
This window contains:
- a CDS encoding NADH-quinone oxidoreductase subunit I encodes the protein MGQQALGFVQRFYVREVVQGLVLTARHFFVNMPRHLARGFGFKVGKGGTVTYEYPEERRPYARRLRTRHRLMKRKDGTPRCVACMMCETICPARCIHIVAGEHPDPNIEKLPTVFDIDLGTCVFCGFCVQACPEDAIRMDTGIVELAAYTREGLLYHMDQLLA
- a CDS encoding transcriptional repressor, which gives rise to MPAKQLDEEKDLFYDYLRQNSLKKTHQKDLILETFLGNEGHLSVEDIYALVKKKDRKVGIVTVFRTLKSLTACGIAKEITLGDGLTRFEHCYHHPGHHHIVCTKCHKVIEFVSPELERIQQGIVARYHFQPSHQRIQVYGVCQDCREQRQAHQGPKPDTGKVFARDALRMALAMQKQGLEFYRSAAGHNQDPTGRTVFETVAREEEVHAQELEQELELMHRQEKGLEDAPVFLHFDTCELQQLVPCLQGNLVGGQMLLDARRALEVAMQLENRAAGFFKEYAEKFGDTEGKRIFQRFAEQAMKHCASMGHRAETMVAAQ